One part of the Silurus meridionalis isolate SWU-2019-XX chromosome 26, ASM1480568v1, whole genome shotgun sequence genome encodes these proteins:
- the LOC124379691 gene encoding BTB/POZ domain-containing protein KCTD19-like isoform X1 yields the protein MLYEFAMEEEEEERCSFNVGGCVFSIPLNRLASFQDSLLLKSACVHADKSSVFLDRDGCTFRHVSYYISTGKLTSESALEMNILHELAASLHLTALQQALENPETTDCWKIHPSKCKPEYECSFHKIMTQGLVSTPLVDSQEEVLYCFLLLEHVRLHPGLITHDNLLWLCEDVAIIECRSHLFRFIANFLQSGTVLLPDFFSEYAELYGEARMVGVTGFIETLMELSDWSSSSDSCSEYQMCCTMEPLYVLSLSLLVRYPDSSLGQLCVDSSLEGSRLYITGSGVLFQHVEKWLGTSLLPLTRTKEELPCLYVYLNNQDGVYLAIREAMQEFFYRRETTGCMTPESWSASVSTFTLYKIVNVYAGTRWYATYFKTLIKHPELLSNSNKSKWIVFGESLLVKGDGKIFRHILNFLRCGRLLLPADFREWPLLCQEIEAFQIPALSSALQNCSDYRAWCKSKAQPRKLFTSCTDEDALDSSPDKEESLSIKKESPDNTLLSSKTPSAHSENKAVCVTVGASEITEVRPAATEKAERTEGISLTSVLDHSTLFSNSSCSHEELMMENSSKLPPDRAACTGVFEDCWNREKASIMHMLQDNRQKQDSPLLGQMATLMETSLSSRSMQMLLEVSDTEKSDLIVALFTAFCNNWQSDTGSAQREHTHFKERLTHNTHMHRKPNQNPSRDLRPNIVADQMAMQKASLKSSVFPITSFTLPVGGCVLTVAHPTVLGRGEAGGYFTHSIIYTDEQPQMVQAAGKEGSDVAFAYFNMSYEEMVYARECHAFLTGTILDSSRLNAKERTVRLVHHLWVGHMGVDNFVQEILTMIKVRPHKQLEKQEKLLQWVKFTLPLAKRYTECVKELLRKTHTISLFSTDLLEVTIPTQKRF from the exons ATGCTTTATGAATTCGCcatggaagaagaagaagaagagcgcTGCAGTTTCAATGTAGGAGGATGTGTTTTCTCCATTCCTCTGAACAGACTGGCCTCCTTCCAGGACTCGTTACTACTGAAATCAGCTTGTGTACATGCAGACAAGTCCTCAGTTTTTCTTGATCGTGATGGCTGCACATTTAGACATGTTTCTTACTACATAAGCACAGGAAAGCTGACTTCAGAGTCTGCACTGGAGATGAACATATTACATGAACTTGCAGCAAGTCTTCATCTCACAGCACTGCAACAG GCTTTAGAAAATCCGGAGACGACCGACTGCTGGAAGATTCACCCTTCTAAATGCAAACCAGAATATGAATGCTCAT TTCATAAGATCATGACACAAGGGTTGGTGTCTACGCCCCTCGTGGACAGTCAGGAGGAAGTGCTGTACTGTTTCCTCCTTCTGGAGCATGTGCGCCTGCATCCGGGCCTGATCACCCACGACAATCTGCTGTGGCTTTGTGAGGATGTGGCTATTATAGAGTGTAGAAGTCACCTCTTCAGGTTCATAG CCAATTTCCTGCAGTCAGGGACAGTCCTACTGCCAGACTTTTTCAGCGAATATGCAGAGTTGTATGGTGAAGCCAGAATGGTGGGCGTGACCGGGTTCATAGAGACGCTGATGGAACTGAGTG actGGAGCAGCTCGAGTGACTCATGTTCTGAATATCAGATGTGCTGTACAATGGAGCCTCTCTACGTTCTGAGTTTGAGTTTGCTGGTAAGGTATCCAGACTCCTCACTGGGTCAGCTGTGTGTAGACAGCAGTCTGGAGGGCAGTAGACTCTACATCACAGGCTCTGGAGTGCTTTTCCAACATGTGGA GAAATGGTTGGGAACATCACTTTTACCGCTGACGAGGACTAAAGAAGAGTTGCCTTGCCTATATGTTTACCTCAACAATCAGGATGGAGTTTACCTGGCCATCAGGGAGGCCATGCAAGAGTTCTTTTACAGGAGAGAGACCA CAGGCTGTATGACTCCGGAGTCTTGGTCTGCCTCAGTGTCAACATTCACACTTTATAAGATTGTAAATGTTTATGCTGGAACTCGGTGGTATGCTACATACTTCAAAACACTTATAAAG CATCCAGAGCTCCTTTCTAATTCCAACAAGAGTAAATGGATTGTTTTTGGAGAGAGCCTCCTGGTTAAAGGTGACGGCAAAATCTTCCGGCACATTCTTAACTTCCTTAGATGTGGGCGCCTGCTGCTCCCTGCGGACTTCAG GGAATGGCCTTTGCTGTGTCAGGAGATTGAGGCATTCCAGATTCCTGCTTTGTCCAGTGCATTGCAGAACTGCTCAGACTACAG AGCCTGGTGTAAATCTAAGGCCCAACCGAGGAAACTTTTCACATCATGCACAGATGAAGACGCCTTAGATTCTAGTCCTGACAAGGAG GAATCTTTATCAATTAAAAAGGAAAGCCCAGACAACACTCTTCTTTCCAGTAAAACACCAAGTGCACACTCAGAGAATAAGgctgtgtgtgttactgttggTGCTTCAGAAATAACAGAAGTGAGACCTGCTGCTACAGAGAAGGCCGAGAGAACCGAGGGTATCTCACTGACCTCAGTCCTAGACCACTCAACTCTATTTTCCAACAGCTCATGTAGTCATGAGGAGCTAATGATGGAGAATAGCAGCAAGCTTCCACCTGATAGAGCAGCATGCACTGGTGTCTTCGAGGATTGCTGGAACAGAGAAAAGGCCTCCATTATGCACATGCTGCAGGACAACAGGCAGAAGCAGGATAGTCCTCTGCTGGGGCAGATGGCAACATTAATGGAGACCTCACTGTCTTCGAGAAGCATGCAGATGTTATTAGAAGTGTCAGATACAGAAAAGTCTGATCTTATAGTTGCGCTGTTCACAGCCTTCTGTAACAACTGGCAGAGTGATACGGGCAGCGCacagagagaacacacacacttcaaggAGAGACTgacccacaacacacacatgcacaggaaACCAAATCAAAATCCCAGCAGAGATTTGAGACCAAATA TTGTTGCAGATCAGATGGCCATGCAGAAGGCATCTTTGAAAAGCAGTGTTTTTCCCATCACCAGCTTCACATTACCTGTGGGTGGATGTGTGTTAACAGTGGCTCATCCTACAGTGCTGGGAAGAGGAGAGGCAGGGGGGTACTTTACCCACAGCATCATCTATACAG ATGAACAGCCTCAAATGGTGCAGGCTGCTGGGAAAGAGGGCAGTG ATGTTGCCTTTGCATACTTCAACATGTCTTATGAAGAGATGGTATACGCTCGTGAGTGTCATGCCTTCCTCACTGGTACCATCTTAGACTCGAGCAGACTCAACGCTAAGGAGCGCACAGTCAGGCTGGTCCATCATCTCTGG gtgGGTCACATGGGAGTGGACAACTTTGTGCAGGAGATTTTGACCATGATTAAAGTCAGGCCTCATAAACAATTGGAAAAGCAAGAGAAGCTGTTGCAGTGGGTCAAG TTCACGTTACCGCTGGCAAAGAGATACacagagtgtgtgaaagagttaCTGAGGAAGACACACACAATCAGCCTGTTTTCCACAGACCTGCTGGAAGTCACTATACCAACACAAAAGAG GTTTTAA
- the LOC124379691 gene encoding BTB/POZ domain-containing protein KCTD19-like isoform X3: MLYEFAMEEEEEERCSFNVGGCVFSIPLNRLASFQDSLLLKSACVHADKSSVFLDRDGCTFRHVSYYISTGKLTSESALEMNILHELAASLHLTALQQALENPETTDCWKIHPSKCKPEYECSSNFLQSGTVLLPDFFSEYAELYGEARMVGVTGFIETLMELSDWSSSSDSCSEYQMCCTMEPLYVLSLSLLVRYPDSSLGQLCVDSSLEGSRLYITGSGVLFQHVEKWLGTSLLPLTRTKEELPCLYVYLNNQDGVYLAIREAMQEFFYRRETTGCMTPESWSASVSTFTLYKIVNVYAGTRWYATYFKTLIKHPELLSNSNKSKWIVFGESLLVKGDGKIFRHILNFLRCGRLLLPADFREWPLLCQEIEAFQIPALSSALQNCSDYRAWCKSKAQPRKLFTSCTDEDALDSSPDKEESLSIKKESPDNTLLSSKTPSAHSENKAVCVTVGASEITEVRPAATEKAERTEGISLTSVLDHSTLFSNSSCSHEELMMENSSKLPPDRAACTGVFEDCWNREKASIMHMLQDNRQKQDSPLLGQMATLMETSLSSRSMQMLLEVSDTEKSDLIVALFTAFCNNWQSDTGSAQREHTHFKERLTHNTHMHRKPNQNPSRDLRPNIVADQMAMQKASLKSSVFPITSFTLPVGGCVLTVAHPTVLGRGEAGGYFTHSIIYTDEQPQMVQAAGKEGSDVAFAYFNMSYEEMVYARECHAFLTGTILDSSRLNAKERTVRLVHHLWVGHMGVDNFVQEILTMIKVRPHKQLEKQEKLLQWVKFTLPLAKRYTECVKELLRKTHTISLFSTDLLEVTIPTQKRF; encoded by the exons ATGCTTTATGAATTCGCcatggaagaagaagaagaagagcgcTGCAGTTTCAATGTAGGAGGATGTGTTTTCTCCATTCCTCTGAACAGACTGGCCTCCTTCCAGGACTCGTTACTACTGAAATCAGCTTGTGTACATGCAGACAAGTCCTCAGTTTTTCTTGATCGTGATGGCTGCACATTTAGACATGTTTCTTACTACATAAGCACAGGAAAGCTGACTTCAGAGTCTGCACTGGAGATGAACATATTACATGAACTTGCAGCAAGTCTTCATCTCACAGCACTGCAACAG GCTTTAGAAAATCCGGAGACGACCGACTGCTGGAAGATTCACCCTTCTAAATGCAAACCAGAATATGAATGCTCAT CCAATTTCCTGCAGTCAGGGACAGTCCTACTGCCAGACTTTTTCAGCGAATATGCAGAGTTGTATGGTGAAGCCAGAATGGTGGGCGTGACCGGGTTCATAGAGACGCTGATGGAACTGAGTG actGGAGCAGCTCGAGTGACTCATGTTCTGAATATCAGATGTGCTGTACAATGGAGCCTCTCTACGTTCTGAGTTTGAGTTTGCTGGTAAGGTATCCAGACTCCTCACTGGGTCAGCTGTGTGTAGACAGCAGTCTGGAGGGCAGTAGACTCTACATCACAGGCTCTGGAGTGCTTTTCCAACATGTGGA GAAATGGTTGGGAACATCACTTTTACCGCTGACGAGGACTAAAGAAGAGTTGCCTTGCCTATATGTTTACCTCAACAATCAGGATGGAGTTTACCTGGCCATCAGGGAGGCCATGCAAGAGTTCTTTTACAGGAGAGAGACCA CAGGCTGTATGACTCCGGAGTCTTGGTCTGCCTCAGTGTCAACATTCACACTTTATAAGATTGTAAATGTTTATGCTGGAACTCGGTGGTATGCTACATACTTCAAAACACTTATAAAG CATCCAGAGCTCCTTTCTAATTCCAACAAGAGTAAATGGATTGTTTTTGGAGAGAGCCTCCTGGTTAAAGGTGACGGCAAAATCTTCCGGCACATTCTTAACTTCCTTAGATGTGGGCGCCTGCTGCTCCCTGCGGACTTCAG GGAATGGCCTTTGCTGTGTCAGGAGATTGAGGCATTCCAGATTCCTGCTTTGTCCAGTGCATTGCAGAACTGCTCAGACTACAG AGCCTGGTGTAAATCTAAGGCCCAACCGAGGAAACTTTTCACATCATGCACAGATGAAGACGCCTTAGATTCTAGTCCTGACAAGGAG GAATCTTTATCAATTAAAAAGGAAAGCCCAGACAACACTCTTCTTTCCAGTAAAACACCAAGTGCACACTCAGAGAATAAGgctgtgtgtgttactgttggTGCTTCAGAAATAACAGAAGTGAGACCTGCTGCTACAGAGAAGGCCGAGAGAACCGAGGGTATCTCACTGACCTCAGTCCTAGACCACTCAACTCTATTTTCCAACAGCTCATGTAGTCATGAGGAGCTAATGATGGAGAATAGCAGCAAGCTTCCACCTGATAGAGCAGCATGCACTGGTGTCTTCGAGGATTGCTGGAACAGAGAAAAGGCCTCCATTATGCACATGCTGCAGGACAACAGGCAGAAGCAGGATAGTCCTCTGCTGGGGCAGATGGCAACATTAATGGAGACCTCACTGTCTTCGAGAAGCATGCAGATGTTATTAGAAGTGTCAGATACAGAAAAGTCTGATCTTATAGTTGCGCTGTTCACAGCCTTCTGTAACAACTGGCAGAGTGATACGGGCAGCGCacagagagaacacacacacttcaaggAGAGACTgacccacaacacacacatgcacaggaaACCAAATCAAAATCCCAGCAGAGATTTGAGACCAAATA TTGTTGCAGATCAGATGGCCATGCAGAAGGCATCTTTGAAAAGCAGTGTTTTTCCCATCACCAGCTTCACATTACCTGTGGGTGGATGTGTGTTAACAGTGGCTCATCCTACAGTGCTGGGAAGAGGAGAGGCAGGGGGGTACTTTACCCACAGCATCATCTATACAG ATGAACAGCCTCAAATGGTGCAGGCTGCTGGGAAAGAGGGCAGTG ATGTTGCCTTTGCATACTTCAACATGTCTTATGAAGAGATGGTATACGCTCGTGAGTGTCATGCCTTCCTCACTGGTACCATCTTAGACTCGAGCAGACTCAACGCTAAGGAGCGCACAGTCAGGCTGGTCCATCATCTCTGG gtgGGTCACATGGGAGTGGACAACTTTGTGCAGGAGATTTTGACCATGATTAAAGTCAGGCCTCATAAACAATTGGAAAAGCAAGAGAAGCTGTTGCAGTGGGTCAAG TTCACGTTACCGCTGGCAAAGAGATACacagagtgtgtgaaagagttaCTGAGGAAGACACACACAATCAGCCTGTTTTCCACAGACCTGCTGGAAGTCACTATACCAACACAAAAGAG GTTTTAA
- the LOC124379691 gene encoding BTB/POZ domain-containing protein KCTD19-like isoform X2 has protein sequence MLYEFAMEEEEEERCSFNVGGCVFSIPLNRLASFQDSLLLKSACVHADKSSVFLDRDGCTFRHVSYYISTGKLTSESALEMNILHELAASLHLTALQQALENPETTDCWKIHPSKCKPEYECSFHKIMTQGLVSTPLVDSQEEVLYCFLLLEHVRLHPGLITHDNLLWLCEDVAIIECRSHLFRFIANFLQSGTVLLPDFFSEYAELYGEARMVGVTGFIETLMELSDWSSSSDSCSEYQMCCTMEPLYVLSLSLLVRYPDSSLGQLCVDSSLEGSRLYITGSGVLFQHVEKWLGTSLLPLTRTKEELPCLYVYLNNQDGVYLAIREAMQEFFYRRETTGCMTPESWSASVSTFTLYKIVNVYAGTRWYATYFKTLIKHPELLSNSNKSKWIVFGESLLVKGDGKIFRHILNFLRCGRLLLPADFREWPLLCQEIEAFQIPALSSALQNCSDYRAWCKSKAQPRKLFTSCTDEDALDSSPDKEESLSIKKESPDNTLLSSKTPSAHSENKAVCVTVGASEITEVRPAATEKAERTEGISLTSVLDHSTLFSNSSCSHEELMMENSSKLPPDRAACTGVFEDCWNREKASIMHMLQDNRQKQDSPLLGQMATLMETSLSSRSMQMLLEVSDTEKSDLIVALFTAFCNNWQSDTGSAQREHTHFKERLTHNTHMHRKPNQNPSRDLRPNNQMAMQKASLKSSVFPITSFTLPVGGCVLTVAHPTVLGRGEAGGYFTHSIIYTDEQPQMVQAAGKEGSDVAFAYFNMSYEEMVYARECHAFLTGTILDSSRLNAKERTVRLVHHLWVGHMGVDNFVQEILTMIKVRPHKQLEKQEKLLQWVKFTLPLAKRYTECVKELLRKTHTISLFSTDLLEVTIPTQKRF, from the exons ATGCTTTATGAATTCGCcatggaagaagaagaagaagagcgcTGCAGTTTCAATGTAGGAGGATGTGTTTTCTCCATTCCTCTGAACAGACTGGCCTCCTTCCAGGACTCGTTACTACTGAAATCAGCTTGTGTACATGCAGACAAGTCCTCAGTTTTTCTTGATCGTGATGGCTGCACATTTAGACATGTTTCTTACTACATAAGCACAGGAAAGCTGACTTCAGAGTCTGCACTGGAGATGAACATATTACATGAACTTGCAGCAAGTCTTCATCTCACAGCACTGCAACAG GCTTTAGAAAATCCGGAGACGACCGACTGCTGGAAGATTCACCCTTCTAAATGCAAACCAGAATATGAATGCTCAT TTCATAAGATCATGACACAAGGGTTGGTGTCTACGCCCCTCGTGGACAGTCAGGAGGAAGTGCTGTACTGTTTCCTCCTTCTGGAGCATGTGCGCCTGCATCCGGGCCTGATCACCCACGACAATCTGCTGTGGCTTTGTGAGGATGTGGCTATTATAGAGTGTAGAAGTCACCTCTTCAGGTTCATAG CCAATTTCCTGCAGTCAGGGACAGTCCTACTGCCAGACTTTTTCAGCGAATATGCAGAGTTGTATGGTGAAGCCAGAATGGTGGGCGTGACCGGGTTCATAGAGACGCTGATGGAACTGAGTG actGGAGCAGCTCGAGTGACTCATGTTCTGAATATCAGATGTGCTGTACAATGGAGCCTCTCTACGTTCTGAGTTTGAGTTTGCTGGTAAGGTATCCAGACTCCTCACTGGGTCAGCTGTGTGTAGACAGCAGTCTGGAGGGCAGTAGACTCTACATCACAGGCTCTGGAGTGCTTTTCCAACATGTGGA GAAATGGTTGGGAACATCACTTTTACCGCTGACGAGGACTAAAGAAGAGTTGCCTTGCCTATATGTTTACCTCAACAATCAGGATGGAGTTTACCTGGCCATCAGGGAGGCCATGCAAGAGTTCTTTTACAGGAGAGAGACCA CAGGCTGTATGACTCCGGAGTCTTGGTCTGCCTCAGTGTCAACATTCACACTTTATAAGATTGTAAATGTTTATGCTGGAACTCGGTGGTATGCTACATACTTCAAAACACTTATAAAG CATCCAGAGCTCCTTTCTAATTCCAACAAGAGTAAATGGATTGTTTTTGGAGAGAGCCTCCTGGTTAAAGGTGACGGCAAAATCTTCCGGCACATTCTTAACTTCCTTAGATGTGGGCGCCTGCTGCTCCCTGCGGACTTCAG GGAATGGCCTTTGCTGTGTCAGGAGATTGAGGCATTCCAGATTCCTGCTTTGTCCAGTGCATTGCAGAACTGCTCAGACTACAG AGCCTGGTGTAAATCTAAGGCCCAACCGAGGAAACTTTTCACATCATGCACAGATGAAGACGCCTTAGATTCTAGTCCTGACAAGGAG GAATCTTTATCAATTAAAAAGGAAAGCCCAGACAACACTCTTCTTTCCAGTAAAACACCAAGTGCACACTCAGAGAATAAGgctgtgtgtgttactgttggTGCTTCAGAAATAACAGAAGTGAGACCTGCTGCTACAGAGAAGGCCGAGAGAACCGAGGGTATCTCACTGACCTCAGTCCTAGACCACTCAACTCTATTTTCCAACAGCTCATGTAGTCATGAGGAGCTAATGATGGAGAATAGCAGCAAGCTTCCACCTGATAGAGCAGCATGCACTGGTGTCTTCGAGGATTGCTGGAACAGAGAAAAGGCCTCCATTATGCACATGCTGCAGGACAACAGGCAGAAGCAGGATAGTCCTCTGCTGGGGCAGATGGCAACATTAATGGAGACCTCACTGTCTTCGAGAAGCATGCAGATGTTATTAGAAGTGTCAGATACAGAAAAGTCTGATCTTATAGTTGCGCTGTTCACAGCCTTCTGTAACAACTGGCAGAGTGATACGGGCAGCGCacagagagaacacacacacttcaaggAGAGACTgacccacaacacacacatgcacaggaaACCAAATCAAAATCCCAGCAGAGATTTGAGACCAAATA ATCAGATGGCCATGCAGAAGGCATCTTTGAAAAGCAGTGTTTTTCCCATCACCAGCTTCACATTACCTGTGGGTGGATGTGTGTTAACAGTGGCTCATCCTACAGTGCTGGGAAGAGGAGAGGCAGGGGGGTACTTTACCCACAGCATCATCTATACAG ATGAACAGCCTCAAATGGTGCAGGCTGCTGGGAAAGAGGGCAGTG ATGTTGCCTTTGCATACTTCAACATGTCTTATGAAGAGATGGTATACGCTCGTGAGTGTCATGCCTTCCTCACTGGTACCATCTTAGACTCGAGCAGACTCAACGCTAAGGAGCGCACAGTCAGGCTGGTCCATCATCTCTGG gtgGGTCACATGGGAGTGGACAACTTTGTGCAGGAGATTTTGACCATGATTAAAGTCAGGCCTCATAAACAATTGGAAAAGCAAGAGAAGCTGTTGCAGTGGGTCAAG TTCACGTTACCGCTGGCAAAGAGATACacagagtgtgtgaaagagttaCTGAGGAAGACACACACAATCAGCCTGTTTTCCACAGACCTGCTGGAAGTCACTATACCAACACAAAAGAG GTTTTAA